The DNA sequence ACCATAACAGATTTGAGCTTTTGGGCGGTTCCTTCATGCTGTCATCAAATACGATTATCCTCACTTTACGTCCTGTAATCGTAGGCCTTCCAACTCAGGAGGAAGATTGTTTGAAAAAGTAAAGTAAAAAAGTTGATTTCCAatgaaatgtacagtatgtagaaATAGGTGtacatttttcaaaattttacacTGTAATAAATTGTCCCTTTATCTCTGTATATTAATGTAAAGTGTTGTGTAATGATGAACTGTATGTGAATGTAAAGACGTATGCTTTCCTTATATTCTAAATAAAGAATGATATTAATACGTCTGCATAGTGTTCTTTACTTTGGACCTTTTGGTAGCCTATTATGAACTAACGCAGTGGAGGctactgaggggaggacggctcacaaGAACGGCGCGAATGGCGCGGATGGATGGAAAGGCAATTGATACTATTCCGCTCTAGCCATTACCACGAgtccgttctccccaattaaggtgccaccaacctcctgtgaactAGCGTGTTGTGAATGTTTATTAGGTGTAAAGAAGACCATGACCGACAAAAGCACACAAGTGGCTATAATCTGGAAATAATATTTATTTGGGAGGACCATAGCTCCTGCTTGCACCACTTGGTGAGGATTCTCATCCTCCTCCCTGTGCCTCCTGCAAAATACAGACTCTGTGGACGGTTGTGTGTTGACTCCCTGGCGAGGGAGGAACCTGTAGTAGAGGCTGCATGGGTTGTGGATGAGGTGCATCTGGAGGGAGGTAATGTTGGGGAACCACATCCGGCAGTCGCAAACACTGCCTCCATCCTCCTGGCAGACCTGGAAGGGGGCAAATGTCTTCAGGTAGCTGGCCTGGAGATGCCTGGAGGTTGGCTCCCGGATGTGAAACATCCTACCACTGCCATTCAACTCACACAAGAATGGTTCAGACCCTGTAGGTGACAGATATCATTTGACAAAGCACTGTCCACACAGATGTCAAACATCTTAAACTTCATACTGAGTATATACAActttaagaacacctgctctttctgacagactgaccaggtgaatccaagctatgatcccttattgatgtcacttgttaaatccacttcaatcagtgtagatgaaggggaagagacaggttaaataaatatgtttaatccttgagacaattgagacatggattgtgtatgtgtgccattaagAGGGtggatgggcaagacaaaatatttaagtgcctttaaacagggtaCGGCAgtaagtgccaggcgcaccggtttgtgtcaagaactgcggCGCTTCTGGGTTTTTCatgttcaacagtttcctgtgtgtatcaagaatggtccatcacccaaaggacatccagtcaatttgacacaactgtgggaagcattggagtcaacgtggGCAAGTGTCCCTGTGGATTTCAGTCGACACTTTGTCAAGTCCATGTTGTGCAGAATAAATATCAGCCAGAGCAGAGAAGCATgagaacttcactcaactttcttgAGATGTCCCCGAGTTACCCCCTTTACTGTGGAAATTGTAATCAAATCAATGCAATATTATTAGCCCCTTTCAATGCAAAACAAAATAAACTATGCAAGAGTATGCAAAACTAACAATGCCAGAGATGCTGTTGTAGGCAGAAAGTATCGgtgtaggattctattgcattgacatgcaCATCTTGGCCGTGCTCTACACAGACCTGTGGGGCATAACCAGTCAGGGCTGCAGAAGGCcaatatgcaaatagaccattgccatatatgtaTCTGTGCTGTTCCCTGTGAACTGGgttgtgtttacagcatgagctgTGATGAGTGAtggcttgttttgagatcaaagcgagagctgcatgtaaaacgtgtgcacatttgttcatatcctttgctagtttgTGAATTATTAGCCCTGTTagagatcatttgtagtcagaaATGGGGGAGCGATTtattcctacaagagcacaaaacgtgaACATCTCTATCAATCTTTGAAAAGCttgtcaggtaaagagctttatTTTGTCTTAAAGGTGCAGTGTTGTATTTTGGGACAGGCTTGAAtcagctaagtagccaataggcagagggtagcataatttgtctgattctctgtaataatggtatgggaataataacgcattttattttgtaaagtggtttcttgcatcaaacaacacaacattttcagtcacttCCTTTTCGAAAGTCTCATGGAAGTTAGGCCTActttgaacaccacacattggctactactgtaggctgaattatagaacagctatttccatgttaaaatgttatgattttctgttatttatttattgccCTCTACACATAATGATACTGAAAAATGCTATCGCTTCAAGTCCACATGATGGCGCAAGACACTAAAGAAAACTATCATCCTTACgtaaacaatgttttttttttgcaaagcAAGGCATTGTCTGTTTCCCATTATTACTCATGCAGTTTGAAATATTGTGAAAATAAGTTATAAAATGAATGAATGTCGAGAGACATTTGGATTTTGTGGAAATCGTCTTCGGTACATTCTGAATGGCCAAGTATCCGTGACGTCAATTACATGCGCCGTTTAAATTTACAGAAGACAGAAAACATGGCTGCGGACATGAGATTACCAACTTTTCGGAAACAAGTATCGTTATCACCCTCCCTGTCCGCTTTGGATGGGAAAGATCTCGTTGTGCCCGGTGATGTGATTACATCAGATACAGGGTTTATGAGGTATGTCTGTCTACAAGCTAGTATGCACCTCACGAGTACTGCTCCCATTTGATAAAATTTGAGTCTGAGCCCCCCCCCTTCTCTTTACTGTAAATCAATATTAATCCACGTCTTGTTTGCCTAATTTGCTTTagataggtagctagctaacgttagatatgatgttgacatgatatGTCAGGTCTCACTTGTTAGTGCATAATACTCTGCAAGTTTCACttgtacagtactgtagctattCACTCCATTCATAGGTTATTTAGCCAGTTTGACGTCCCGTAATGGATAATAATAATGAACATCGAATAAGAATCTTGTATGGCAGAAGATTATTTATGCAAAAATAGAATAAGTAATCCGTAATAAGGAAGGTGTTttcagttcaaaagtttggggtcacttagaaatgtttttgtttctgaaagaaaagcaaaactacataggcgtacagaggcctattatcagcaactcctgtgttccaatggcacgttgtgacAGCTAatccaaatacttattttccaccataatttgcaaataaattcataaaaaatcctacaatgtgattttttttctcattttgtctgtcatagttgaagtgcaactatgatgaaaattacaggcctcatctttttaagtgggagaacttgcacaattggtggctgactaaatacctttttgccccactgtgtgacACCTTTTAGAATGCTTCGCTTTCATGTCTCTTGTATGTTTTTTCTTATATTAATACATGCAATATTTCTGTTATGTCTAAATGTTAAATACCCATATGTCAGATATTACAATAATATTCTATGAATCTTGTAAGTATATTTACTGCTATATGTATTACTGACAAGTTCCAGGAAGATCATATAACAATCTTTTCTATACTATCTTTtctatactattactatactatactattgtTAATATTTGTTGCACAATTTCAAGTTTCTCTTCATCGAATCATACCCCCTCTGCCAAGGTAATTTGAAttgtgttcaaatcaaattttattggtcgcatacacctATTTCGCAGATGTActtgcaggtgtagtgaaatgcttgtgttcctagctccagcagtgcagtaatatctaacaattcacaagaatacacacagatctaaaagaatggaattaagaagtatataaatattaggacaagcaatgtcGGAGTCTGGAGTATACATGACATTGACATTGAAAGTGGATATTGAGTGAGTCATGATTAGACCAAACTGATTTTCATTCTAGGGGTCATGGGACTTACATGGATGAAGAAAAACTAACAGCCTCTGTggcaggagaggtggagagggtgaATAAGCTTGTCTGTGTACGGCCGCTCAGGACCAGGTAAGTGGACCAGGTGCCACAGTAATGTCTGTAGGCTTAGATTTACCACAGTGATTAGCTACTGACCCTTTGTTGAAGACAACGGTTCCATTGTGCAGCATCTGCTGTTATTGTATCACAGTCTAAGTTGgtatgtacatttttttttttttacatgtaaaaACCTATATGACTTGTTATTGATTAATTTTGCCATCTTTATCTGTTCTGATTCCCAGGTTCAATGGGGAGGTTGGAGATGTGGTGGTCGGAAGGATCACAGAGGTATGTTTCCATTTCAGGTGGTGATACGGTCAGTAAGGCAAATGATGACTTGGGGTGATCGTGCTTCTCCTGGTTGGAGCTTAGTGTTTGTCTGCTGTTTGTAGGTGCAACAGAAGCGCTGGAAGGTGGAGACCAACTCCAGACTGGACTCTGTGTTGTTGCTGTCTTCTGTCAATCTGCCCGGAGGAGAGCTGGTGAGTGGAATAGACAACTTAGATCTTGGAATATGGAAGTGTCTTTGGGTAAATGTGTGCTtggtcctctcttcctctttagcACCCAGTGCAAGCATATTGTTATGACACTGTTGGTCAAACGTCTTTGGATATTTATTTACattattctctctttctttttgtcTTACCATAAATCCATCTTTCTATGTCTATATCTGTCCTTCTTAGAGGAGACGGTCAGCAGAAGATGAGCTCACCATGAGAGACTACCTTCAGGAGGGGGACCTCATCAGTGTATcctctgatctgatctgaccCTAACCAGTAACCTGGGCCCTTTTTCCTTCATCATATCCAGCCTACCCTCCGAACTACATTGAAATACATGGAATCTTTGTTATCTTGAGATTCCCTTTTCTTTTTTTACTCCACCGTCTACTAGAAAGTGTCATTCTCTCATTGATGAATGCATTAACTTCTATCTGCTCCATCATTTGTATGTGACTATGGTCAAGATTGTCCTTGACTAGCTCTTCTCTCAGGCAGAGGTACAGTCTGTTTTCTCAGATGGAGCACTCTCTCTTCACACCCGCAGTTTAAAGTACGGAAAGGTAGCTAAGATGAACTACCCAATGTGTGATCAATAATTTTGATGTTCTATGGTTTTTAAAGGGATTGAAAATCATTGACCTCATATTCTTCTCTTATTAATTTGCAACCACGTCACATCAGCTGGGGCAAGGAGTTCTTGTgcagctatctccctctctcatcaaGAGACAGAAAACCCACTTCCACAACCTGCCGTGTGGGGCCTCCATCATCCTGGGCAACAATGGCTTTGTGTGGCTGTACCCTGCCCCAGGACAGCAGGACGAGGAGGCTGGAGGATACTACACCAGTCTGGAGGTATGAGCTGCCTGGGGCTACAGAGATGCGAGTGGGAAATACAAGGGATCCAACTTCTACGTAGATAATGTGTTACTTAAAGTGTTACTTGAATTTGTACTTATCTTTCAACAAGACTTATAACTGTTTGACTTTTACTATATTATCTACCCCAATCCTTCTGTTTCCCTTTCTCAACATGGTCTTCCGGCTCACCTCACtgtaacctctccctctctcagccggtctctctctctgatcggGAGGTGATCTCGCGGTTAAGGAACTGCTTGCTGGCCTTGGGGGCACACAAGGTGCTGCTGTATGACACCAGTGTGCTTTACTGTTACGAGTCATCACTCCCACACCAGGTAACGCTGTCTGTACTGATCTGGCTAATGGAAAGAGGATCTGAGAGAAGCAAACCTTTCCATTCATTGTGCCTCAGTTAATCATTATTTTTAAAAGGGACACGATGGCAAGCTATTTTGCATGACACACAATCTATAGCCATCCAAGCCATTCATATGATGACAATGATGACATTGCATTTTTAGCACCTTTCATCAGATTTCAAAGTGTTTACAAAGCATATAaagttacctgtctctctgtctttctagaTCAAGGATATCTTAAAAccggaggtgatggaggagattGTGATGGTGACGCGTCAGAAACTGGTGGAACAGGAGGGTTAAGAGTATGTAGATGCAACCTTTCTGTAACCTTGTCACAATGGAAGGTTGGTGTTCCCTGCATTCCAAGTCTAGGCACCAAGGCCTTAACTGTGTTAGGGACTGAACCCCCGCCCAAGGTCTGCACTCTCAACCAGAAGATACCCGGGTCGTTCCACAAAAAGCGCCTTTTgtgtccctttgatattttaagtagaaattgtacACCGATATTGCATTTGAattgttatattaaatgaagtgatCTTTAATAAAGACCACATGGAGCATTCAATAAATCAGATGTTTTTTTAATATGAATAAAGGCTTGCTAAAGTGTAAACATGCCGCATTTTGACTTGTCCCTTATTTAACCGTGTCACTTCCCGGAAGATTTCAACCCACTTAATCGCACATTGTCTCCCAAGTTTCACCATCGTTGTAAATCCCTAGTAATTGTGTTGCTTCGACAGTCATTTCTGAAAATTAAGGATTCATTTACGTCTGTCCCTTaatttaaggtcaaccctgtgaACTGAACtaattttaatatggtgaaagtTTTtctacagtcattttcttaatgggtgcatgcttattagtactGGAATAatcaatttcataaatgtgtcaagtgcagcgtctggttgctcctcatcacaaaccagcaaatattctttacatcatcaacataagaatcactacaaaacgtattgtaagatctcttatacactatatatatattagacatggccactatattgtgatcactatcaaatcaaatttatttatatagcccttcgtacatcagctgatcactacatcctatggatttggatactgctttaaatcAAATTTCGGGCAGCTTTAGTATAGATGTGATCagtacatgttgatgatttcattcctctgctgtttgtaactaccctggtaggttgactgataacctgaaccaggttgctggttttgggtcattgataagtcattgtctcaacgcagccttgaAATGTGTGAACAGGGTCCAGgaaccaagatgatttggatggactccgtcATTCCTGTAGAATATCCtctgtttccagaaggtgtcaaagttatcTATAAAAGTGATTTCaacagagctacagtaatctTTTAGCCAGGTGAGTAAATGCCAGTAGTCTACTGAATCTTTCACACCCATGGACCAACAATGGTAGTCGACCTGAAATGATTGACTGCTTTTTGGAATCTTCCAGTGCTAGAATCAGtaatttaaaatacattttcagaAGTTTCAAGCAAGGCCTCCTGATGTCGTTTgaccccacatggactacgaCAGCATCAGCTCCCGGCATCTGTCATAGAACGGTCGGAAGCAGTCTTGTAATGttctgtactcgtgctcctgggtAAGCACAGGGTTTTTGCTCGGGGAaccaacatgttttttttacaatAGAGCTGCTGGTGCAATGGCTGAGGAGGTCAGAGGAATGTTGATAATGTTGTACTTTTGTACGAGTAACTACTCTCGTAAGAAATACATACCAAGCTGTTCATGCCTCAAGCTATCAGTGTGTGAGAACTTGATATAATCATGCTTGCAAGTAATGTTTCTAATTAGAGGTTTCCCCAATAAGACGATCTTACCTCAAGAGGGCACACGTTCTGAGAGTATGAGAGATCCTTGTGGAGGAATCTTAGACAGCCCCTCTATGTCCATCCCAAAAAGTTCTCAGCTGATTCTTTCTTATTTGTTTACTCCTATTTCCCGAAGATGAGTTGAAACGACCTCCAGTCAGTAAGGACAGCTTTTTGATTCATGAAACCAACTCTACTGCCTGCCCTTTACCTTTAGTGAAACTGCTATTTATCAACAGTTGATACTTTGCAATGATTTTATGTCAGTCTATGACTTTAGCCACATTGACATACTACAGAGTAGTTCAGCATGTCCCATCAAAAACACAGAagagatgtgtctgtgtgggccCCATCTACTTGCCCACGCACGCTCTGACGTAAAACGTATCCCCACCCATATTTTAGCAAACCACCTTGCTTACGGAAATAATATGGCTGCCTCAGCGGAGACTATCCGAACGAAGTTAATTGCACACAATTTATCGAAAGAGCTATGATTAAGTATAGGTATCAGGGAGATACAAACGACGGGCTTGTTATTTGCACTTGTTGAGAAGGAGCTGCGAAAACTCCCTGACAACACACTGGCTGGCTTGAGAAGTTTGGAGTCTGCGCCTTGGTTAAAGTACCTGGGTCGGGATGCACTGCTGGAGATAAACTCTGCAGAACGGTGGACGCGGAAGTTTGACAAATAATTGAATACCAAGGGTTGGGTGGACATTTAGCCAAAACTTCATTAATGTTGTCACTATTGACTCAAACGAGACGACAACGTACTCAGTCCGAAGTTATCGTTGGTTATTAGCAAGTTAGCTAGTTAGACAGATGTTGACTGTTCCGATGTGTGTTTCCAGGTTCTCGAACGCCATCTAGCAAGCAAGGCTAGCTCCACGGTTAGCCGTAACTAGCATTCCAACAAACAGTGTTGCACGAGCACTCCTGCATCTTCAAAGCTACTGAATAACATTATTCAGTTGTCTGCAAACTAGCACATTGAATGAGTGTTTAAACCTTTTATATTAGCCACTGGCTTTACCAGAAAGCTATCATCTAAGTAATGCGAACTAGTTAAGTTTCCCATGATTGCTCATCAAACACAGTTTAGCCCGTACTAGTGCCTTTTGTCATGTCTAAGTGTGGCCTGAAAAGCACGAGAGATGGCCGCAGAGGGATATGACAGCAAAACGAGCTAAATGTCAAATATACATTTTAAGGCCTGTCAAATGAGTGGATTGCATGGAGTTGAAAACCAATACGTTTGTTAAA is a window from the Oncorhynchus keta strain PuntledgeMale-10-30-2019 chromosome 6, Oket_V2, whole genome shotgun sequence genome containing:
- the LOC118385297 gene encoding exosome complex component RRP4-like, which produces MRRLNLQKTENMAADMRLPTFRKQVSLSPSLSALDGKDLVVPGDVITSDTGFMRGHGTYMDEEKLTASVAGEVERVNKLVCVRPLRTRFNGEVGDVVVGRITEVQQKRWKVETNSRLDSVLLLSSVNLPGGELRRRSAEDELTMRDYLQEGDLISAEVQSVFSDGALSLHTRSLKYGKLGQGVLVQLSPSLIKRQKTHFHNLPCGASIILGNNGFVWLYPAPGQQDEEAGGYYTSLEPVSLSDREVISRLRNCLLALGAHKVLLYDTSVLYCYESSLPHQIKDILKPEVMEEIVMVTRQKLVEQEG